From the genome of Methylomonas sp. UP202, one region includes:
- a CDS encoding 5'-nucleotidase — MPAEKPNQKLVVAVSSRALFDLDESHRIFETDGKEAFCRYQIEHENEILEPGFGFALVKKFLDLNLAFPDEPLVEIILLSQNSADTGLRIFNSIAHHQLNITRAAFTSGVSPYAYIPAFGAHLFLSANGDDVRKALDAGCPAATIVSGAASNPTSQLRIAFDGDAVLFSDDSERIYQQHGLAAFAANERNEAHTPLPGGPLKAFLSALHRIQTHFGPETAPIRTALVTARAAPAHERVVRTLRAWEIRIDEALFLGGMPKGAFLKAFGADIFFDDQKGHCDSAVLHQVAAAHVPNGITNRPES, encoded by the coding sequence ATGCCGGCTGAAAAACCCAACCAAAAACTGGTTGTCGCGGTATCGTCTCGAGCCTTGTTCGATCTCGACGAGTCGCATCGGATTTTCGAAACCGACGGCAAGGAAGCTTTTTGCCGCTATCAGATCGAACACGAGAACGAAATTCTCGAGCCGGGTTTCGGATTCGCGTTGGTTAAAAAGTTCCTCGATCTGAACCTGGCTTTCCCGGACGAACCGCTGGTGGAAATTATCTTGCTGTCGCAAAACAGCGCCGATACCGGGTTGCGGATTTTTAACAGCATCGCCCATCATCAACTCAACATCACCCGGGCCGCGTTCACCAGCGGTGTCTCGCCATATGCCTATATTCCGGCGTTCGGCGCTCATTTGTTTTTATCCGCGAATGGCGACGACGTGCGCAAGGCGCTGGATGCCGGTTGTCCGGCGGCGACCATCGTATCCGGGGCGGCCAGCAATCCGACCTCGCAATTGCGGATCGCGTTCGACGGCGACGCGGTCTTGTTTTCCGACGATTCGGAGCGCATCTACCAGCAACACGGCTTAGCGGCATTCGCGGCCAACGAACGTAACGAAGCCCATACGCCGCTACCGGGCGGGCCGCTCAAAGCGTTTTTAAGCGCCCTGCACCGGATACAGACTCATTTCGGTCCGGAAACCGCGCCGATCCGCACCGCGCTGGTGACCGCGCGGGCCGCGCCCGCCCACGAACGGGTGGTGCGGACCTTGCGCGCCTGGGAAATTCGGATAGACGAGGCCTTGTTCCTCGGCGGAATGCCCAAGGGGGCGTTTTTGAAAGCCTTCGGCGCCGATATTTTCTTCGACGACCAAAAAGGCCATTGCGACTCGGCGGTGCTGCATCAGGTGGCCGCCGCTCACGTCCCCAACGGGATTACGAACCGACCC
- a CDS encoding SPOR domain-containing protein, producing MAEPTTKKPKKTLDAFADDLDAMLNIGETASEQVGLIDDDEAIDRLLVDHEVVADSAAAERDEFADIDALLAAEQAQPDLDLAAAKLGDEFDAAIDINPKHEQMLDDEFADLVDVGVEAKLEELELDVEPFPEPDVADRAIAAIDDEFEVGETPELVVSDERDELDAMREIDEFSDTGAPAGNAEFLTADFDISADDEYVKPIEAEPEAAPIVIDEFGDDDVADLAAGFALGSASAEDAPIAEPSGDDDEFESQTAAQAPPAESIPAAPVPESAAVAAPAPVIQMVDHSAEIAALTHQIDELKRHQRQIKADILEKAEKAQLATCLETVDGLQTEQKKTKRGLDAVANKKPVAAYVANGVAALALLLGTGLGIQGMIAKSQVGELVTIIGKLQEQVVNAPAANAADQEMLRKQLDELSVGNGVLAAQIAELKKAQGGGGGQAVGGDVGKQLAELGNRDMQIGAAIEALQSKVGALEKARPLAAATPTVKPEKKKPEPVPENWAVNLTAFKQDWYAKRKAEEFAGKGVPAKVAKSEAKGETWYRLSVDGFPSQYEAAAYAAKVKKTLNLDAVSVFRVKD from the coding sequence ATGGCCGAGCCGACGACTAAAAAGCCCAAGAAAACCCTGGATGCGTTTGCCGACGATTTGGACGCGATGCTCAATATCGGCGAAACCGCGTCCGAGCAGGTCGGTTTGATCGACGACGACGAAGCGATCGATCGCTTGTTGGTCGATCACGAAGTGGTGGCCGACTCGGCTGCGGCGGAACGCGACGAATTTGCCGACATCGACGCCTTGCTGGCGGCCGAGCAAGCTCAGCCGGATCTGGATCTCGCCGCCGCAAAGTTGGGCGACGAGTTCGACGCGGCCATCGACATCAATCCCAAGCACGAACAAATGCTGGACGACGAATTCGCCGATTTGGTCGATGTCGGGGTTGAGGCCAAGTTGGAAGAATTGGAACTGGATGTTGAGCCGTTTCCGGAACCGGATGTCGCCGACCGGGCTATCGCGGCCATCGACGACGAATTCGAAGTCGGCGAAACGCCTGAATTAGTGGTAAGTGACGAACGGGACGAATTGGACGCCATGCGAGAGATCGACGAGTTTTCGGACACTGGAGCACCGGCTGGCAACGCCGAATTTTTGACGGCCGATTTCGACATTTCGGCGGACGACGAGTATGTCAAACCCATCGAAGCCGAACCGGAAGCCGCGCCTATCGTGATCGACGAGTTTGGCGACGACGATGTCGCCGATCTGGCGGCAGGGTTCGCGCTGGGCTCGGCGAGTGCCGAGGACGCCCCGATCGCCGAACCGTCGGGCGATGACGACGAATTCGAGTCGCAGACCGCCGCCCAAGCACCGCCGGCAGAATCGATACCTGCGGCTCCCGTGCCTGAGTCGGCCGCCGTGGCTGCCCCGGCGCCGGTAATCCAAATGGTGGATCACAGTGCCGAAATCGCGGCGTTGACCCACCAAATCGATGAATTAAAACGCCACCAGCGCCAGATCAAGGCGGATATTCTGGAAAAGGCCGAAAAAGCTCAATTGGCGACGTGTCTGGAAACTGTCGACGGTTTGCAGACCGAGCAGAAGAAAACCAAGCGCGGCTTGGACGCGGTCGCGAACAAAAAACCGGTCGCGGCCTACGTCGCCAACGGCGTGGCGGCATTGGCGCTACTACTGGGTACCGGTTTGGGCATACAGGGCATGATCGCCAAGTCGCAAGTCGGTGAGTTGGTGACGATCATCGGCAAATTGCAGGAGCAAGTCGTTAATGCCCCGGCCGCCAACGCCGCCGACCAGGAAATGCTGCGCAAGCAGTTGGACGAATTATCGGTCGGAAATGGCGTGTTGGCAGCCCAGATCGCGGAACTGAAAAAAGCCCAGGGCGGTGGTGGAGGGCAGGCGGTCGGTGGCGATGTCGGCAAGCAGCTGGCCGAACTGGGCAATCGCGACATGCAAATCGGCGCCGCGATCGAAGCCTTGCAGTCTAAAGTCGGCGCGTTGGAAAAAGCTCGCCCGCTCGCCGCCGCGACGCCGACGGTCAAGCCCGAGAAGAAAAAGCCGGAACCTGTTCCGGAAAATTGGGCGGTCAATTTGACCGCATTCAAGCAGGATTGGTATGCCAAGCGTAAAGCCGAGGAATTCGCCGGCAAGGGCGTTCCGGCCAAGGTCGCGAAAAGCGAGGCCAAGGGCGAAACCTGGTACCGGCTGAGCGTGGACGGCTTCCCCAGCCAATACGAGGCTGCCGCCTATGCCGCCAAGGTCAAGAAAACCTTGAATCTGGATGCGGTTAGCGTGTTCAGGGTCAAGGATTGA
- a CDS encoding class I SAM-dependent methyltransferase: MTADTPFDAMFSGVIGREYQMLKLICPFAAEMSRLVGAEVGTYCRTRDTLAQVVELGGGTGITTLSILTAADNLTVFSVDNEPTMQAQARESLSHWADLGRLAFCGDDALSALRGLATASVDVVASAYTLHNFQCDYRRDVLAEIYRVLKHDGRFVCGDRYALDDIPAHTRNTQREVAGYFETLTGINRLDLLEHWIIHLFSDESEDHIMREGLALRQMAEIGFRELTLTHRLDVNALVTAVK; encoded by the coding sequence ATGACGGCCGATACGCCTTTCGACGCGATGTTTTCCGGCGTAATTGGCCGAGAATATCAAATGCTGAAGCTGATTTGCCCGTTCGCGGCCGAAATGAGCCGTTTGGTCGGTGCCGAAGTCGGCACATACTGTCGCACGCGGGATACGCTGGCGCAAGTTGTCGAATTGGGCGGCGGTACCGGCATTACCACGTTATCGATCTTGACGGCCGCCGACAATTTGACGGTATTTAGCGTAGACAACGAGCCGACGATGCAAGCGCAAGCCCGCGAAAGCTTGAGTCACTGGGCCGACCTGGGCCGCTTGGCGTTTTGTGGCGACGACGCCTTGAGCGCATTGCGAGGGTTGGCGACGGCCAGCGTCGATGTCGTGGCATCGGCATATACCTTGCATAATTTTCAATGCGATTACCGTCGCGATGTATTGGCGGAAATTTACCGGGTTCTGAAACACGATGGCCGATTCGTTTGCGGCGACCGTTACGCCTTGGACGACATTCCGGCGCATACCCGCAATACCCAGCGCGAGGTGGCCGGATATTTCGAGACCTTGACCGGTATTAACCGCCTGGATTTGCTGGAACACTGGATCATTCACCTGTTCAGCGACGAATCCGAGGATCACATCATGCGCGAAGGCTTGGCGCTCAGGCAGATGGCCGAAATCGGGTTTCGCGAACTGACGTTGACGCATCGCCTGGACGTCAATGCGCTGGTCACCGCTGTCAAATGA
- a CDS encoding DUF1244 domain-containing protein, with translation MANDIHIELEAAAFRQLLEHLQTHTEVQNIELMLLADFCRNCLAKWYAAAAAELGANVDYEQAREIVYGMPYREWKEKFQIEATPEQLAAYDAKLKLKVAS, from the coding sequence ATGGCAAACGACATTCACATAGAGCTGGAAGCCGCCGCGTTCCGGCAATTGCTCGAGCATCTGCAAACCCATACCGAAGTTCAGAATATCGAACTGATGTTGCTGGCCGATTTTTGCCGTAATTGTCTCGCGAAATGGTATGCCGCCGCTGCGGCCGAACTCGGCGCGAACGTGGATTACGAACAGGCAAGGGAAATCGTGTACGGCATGCCCTATCGGGAATGGAAGGAGAAATTTCAGATCGAGGCCACGCCGGAGCAGTTGGCGGCCTACGATGCCAAGTTGAAATTAAAGGTGGCGTCATGA
- a CDS encoding septation protein A, with translation MKPVLEFFPIVLFFVAYKLYDIYVATAAVIVATIVQVAAYWLLYRKVETMHWITLGLILVMGGATLYLQDEQFIKWKLTIIEWLFGGAFLVSQFIGNKTFIERMMGANLELPTRIWKRLNLSWSLFFIGVGFLNLYVMAHYSTDDWVSFKTFGVPGLMVVFIVVQMAFLYKHVPAPETKK, from the coding sequence ATGAAGCCCGTTTTAGAGTTCTTTCCTATCGTCTTATTTTTTGTGGCTTACAAACTTTACGATATTTATGTGGCCACGGCGGCAGTGATAGTTGCGACAATCGTACAAGTCGCGGCCTATTGGCTACTCTATCGCAAGGTGGAAACGATGCACTGGATCACATTAGGATTGATTCTGGTGATGGGTGGCGCCACCCTGTACTTGCAAGACGAACAATTCATCAAATGGAAATTGACGATTATCGAGTGGCTATTCGGCGGTGCGTTTTTGGTCAGCCAATTTATCGGCAACAAAACCTTTATCGAACGCATGATGGGCGCCAACCTTGAGTTACCGACGCGTATCTGGAAACGGTTGAATCTAAGCTGGTCCTTGTTTTTTATCGGCGTCGGCTTTTTGAATCTTTACGTGATGGCGCATTACAGCACCGACGACTGGGTCAGCTTCAAAACCTTCGGCGTACCCGGCCTAATGGTGGTTTTCATCGTCGTGCAAATGGCCTTTTTGTATAAGCACGTACCTGCGCCGGAGACCAAAAAATAA
- a CDS encoding YciI family protein, with amino-acid sequence MLYAIIAEDRPGSLPKRLAARPAHLERLQSLQDEGRLVLAGPHPAIDSDNPGDAGFSGSLIVAEFADLDSARTWADADPYFSAGVYASVTVKPFKQVFPQ; translated from the coding sequence ATGCTTTACGCGATTATCGCCGAAGACCGTCCGGGCAGTTTGCCTAAGCGCTTGGCCGCCAGACCGGCTCATTTGGAGAGACTGCAAAGCTTGCAGGACGAAGGGCGCTTGGTCTTGGCCGGCCCTCACCCGGCCATCGACAGCGACAATCCGGGAGACGCCGGCTTCAGCGGTAGCCTGATTGTCGCGGAATTCGCCGATCTCGACAGCGCCCGGACCTGGGCCGATGCCGATCCGTATTTTTCCGCTGGCGTATACGCCAGCGTTACCGTCAAACCTTTTAAACAAGTATTTCCCCAATGA
- a CDS encoding BolA family protein yields the protein MTTDNIRQKLEAAFQPDLIEIIDQSAAHAGHAGNQGGGHFYVTLVSTAFDGKSLVQRHQLVYQALGDMMKDEIHALGINALTPTENSKGNS from the coding sequence ATGACCACCGACAACATTCGCCAAAAACTCGAAGCCGCCTTTCAGCCCGACTTAATCGAAATCATCGATCAAAGCGCCGCCCACGCCGGGCATGCCGGCAATCAGGGCGGAGGGCATTTCTACGTTACGCTAGTGAGCACCGCGTTCGACGGCAAATCGTTGGTCCAGCGGCATCAGTTGGTTTATCAAGCGCTGGGCGACATGATGAAAGACGAAATTCACGCCCTCGGCATCAATGCCTTAACCCCTACCGAAAACAGCAAAGGAAATTCTTGA
- a CDS encoding peptidylprolyl isomerase produces the protein MKLKLIPLILAGTALLYGCTQEKAQEAAPAAPTVSKEDAVASVNGTYIGKKTLETLEKEISERSQGQSFPKEQLLEELIQRELLIQLAVQKQLDKSPEVMERLATIRNSLLSQAALQDYLKSNPVSDEEIKAEYDSKMANAGNEYKASHILVKTEDEAKKLIAELDKGGNFAELAKKNSIDPMGSEGGDLGWFTADRMVPPFSEAVVALENGKYTKQPVQTQFGWHVIFREDSRAVTPPPFDAVKEQLRPMLQRQKAQAMIENLRKSAKVEIMLPPEPAKQPEATQAAEPTDPAPAPTADKPAEGQPSETTPAAK, from the coding sequence ATGAAATTAAAACTCATCCCGCTGATCCTGGCCGGTACCGCTCTGCTCTACGGCTGCACCCAAGAGAAGGCTCAGGAAGCAGCGCCGGCCGCGCCGACCGTCAGTAAAGAAGACGCCGTCGCGTCGGTCAACGGCACCTACATCGGCAAAAAAACCTTGGAGACTCTGGAAAAAGAAATCTCCGAGCGTAGCCAAGGCCAGTCCTTCCCAAAAGAGCAGCTACTGGAAGAATTGATTCAACGCGAATTGCTGATTCAATTGGCCGTGCAAAAGCAACTCGATAAAAGTCCCGAAGTGATGGAGCGCCTAGCCACGATCCGTAACTCCTTGCTTTCGCAAGCGGCGTTACAGGACTATTTGAAATCCAATCCGGTCTCGGACGAAGAAATCAAGGCAGAATACGACTCCAAAATGGCCAATGCCGGCAACGAGTACAAAGCCAGCCACATTTTGGTAAAAACCGAAGACGAGGCGAAAAAATTGATCGCCGAATTGGATAAAGGCGGCAACTTTGCCGAGCTGGCCAAGAAAAACTCTATCGACCCAATGGGTTCCGAAGGCGGTGATTTAGGCTGGTTTACCGCCGACCGCATGGTGCCGCCATTCTCCGAAGCCGTAGTCGCGCTGGAAAACGGCAAATACACTAAACAACCGGTTCAGACTCAATTCGGTTGGCACGTGATATTCCGCGAAGACTCCAGAGCGGTTACTCCGCCGCCGTTCGACGCCGTCAAGGAACAGTTGCGGCCGATGCTGCAGCGCCAAAAAGCGCAGGCCATGATTGAAAACCTGCGGAAAAGTGCGAAGGTCGAAATCATGTTGCCGCCGGAACCTGCAAAACAACCGGAAGCAACTCAAGCAGCTGAGCCCACCGACCCAGCACCGGCGCCAACGGCCGACAAACCGGCGGAAGGCCAACCTTCTGAAACGACCCCCGCAGCAAAATAG
- a CDS encoding (2Fe-2S)-binding protein — protein MYICVCKAVTDRQVEQALNEGVCSRKQIMQCTGAGGVCGKCTASIKALIDENLRNQPAQAA, from the coding sequence ATGTACATTTGTGTTTGTAAAGCGGTCACGGATAGGCAGGTAGAGCAAGCTTTGAACGAAGGTGTATGCAGTCGTAAGCAGATTATGCAATGCACCGGAGCGGGTGGGGTTTGCGGTAAATGCACCGCCAGTATAAAAGCCTTGATCGACGAAAATTTGCGCAATCAACCGGCGCAAGCCGCTTAG
- a CDS encoding formate dehydrogenase subunit gamma: MQDYQTQQPTVLKILDAHREMPGNLLPILHGIQDTLGYIPPDAVPDIAKALNLSKAEVHGVVSFYHYFRVTPPGKHTIRICRAESCQSMNSKTLETHAKQTLNIDFHETSADGMFSLEPVYCLGNCACSPAITIDNEVFGRVSPEKFDQLLATFKGTE, encoded by the coding sequence ATGCAAGACTATCAAACCCAACAACCCACAGTGTTGAAGATACTGGACGCTCATCGAGAGATGCCGGGGAATCTGTTGCCGATACTGCATGGTATTCAAGACACCTTGGGTTACATTCCGCCCGACGCAGTGCCGGATATCGCCAAGGCACTCAACCTTTCCAAGGCGGAAGTTCACGGGGTCGTTAGTTTTTACCATTACTTCCGGGTTACCCCGCCGGGCAAGCATACGATACGCATCTGCCGCGCCGAGTCCTGCCAGTCCATGAACAGTAAAACTCTGGAAACCCACGCAAAACAAACGCTGAACATCGATTTTCACGAGACATCCGCAGACGGAATGTTTTCGCTAGAACCGGTTTACTGCCTGGGAAATTGCGCGTGCTCCCCCGCTATCACCATAGATAACGAAGTGTTCGGCCGAGTGTCGCCGGAAAAATTCGATCAGTTGCTAGCCACTTTTAAAGGTACCGAATAA
- a CDS encoding NADH-quinone oxidoreductase subunit NuoF, with amino-acid sequence MTRLFISRDSTALSLGAELVAQTLQRHTAGQNIEIIRNGSRGLFWLEPLIEVETDAGRVAYGPVQPEDVASLLASGLLEGNQHPLYLGDIEALPYFKNQNRLTFARVGITDPVSLDDYLAHDGYRGLKNALALQPADIVKQVTESGLRGRGGAAFPTGIKWNTVLNAPAEQKYIVCNADEGDSGTFSDRMIMEGDPFVLIEGMTIAGLAVGATQGYIYLRIEYPHAKIALNQAIAAAYENGYLGENIQGSGKTFHLEVRSGAGAYVCGEETSLLESLEGKRGLVRFKPPLPAIVGLFGKPTIVNNVISLASIPVILDKGGEYYKNFGLGRSRGTLPIQLAGNIKHGGLFEAAFGVTLRELLYDYGGGSASGRPIRAVQVGGPLGAYMPESQFDTPLDYEAFAAIGAVLGHGGIVVHDDTTSLADMARYAMEFCVEESCGKCTPCRIGSTRGVEVIDRILDNVDKAKNTELLRDLCDTMTCGSLCAMGGMTPYPVLSALNHFPEDFGLQATKA; translated from the coding sequence ATGACCCGCCTGTTTATCTCCCGCGACTCCACAGCGCTGTCATTGGGCGCTGAACTTGTCGCTCAGACCCTGCAACGGCATACCGCCGGCCAAAACATTGAAATCATCCGCAACGGTTCACGTGGCTTGTTCTGGTTGGAACCGCTAATCGAGGTCGAAACCGACGCCGGCCGTGTAGCCTATGGCCCAGTACAACCGGAAGATGTCGCCTCCCTGCTAGCATCCGGCCTCTTGGAAGGCAATCAACACCCCTTATATCTGGGCGATATAGAAGCCCTTCCCTATTTTAAAAACCAGAACCGCCTGACCTTCGCCCGCGTCGGTATCACCGATCCCGTCAGCTTGGACGATTATCTGGCCCACGACGGTTACCGCGGCTTGAAAAACGCGCTGGCGCTGCAACCTGCCGACATCGTTAAACAAGTTACCGAATCCGGCCTGCGCGGCCGGGGCGGCGCCGCATTCCCGACCGGCATTAAGTGGAATACCGTGTTAAACGCCCCTGCCGAACAAAAATACATCGTCTGCAACGCCGACGAAGGCGACTCCGGCACCTTTTCCGACCGAATGATCATGGAAGGCGACCCCTTCGTGTTGATCGAGGGCATGACGATTGCCGGCTTGGCCGTCGGCGCCACCCAAGGCTACATCTATCTGCGCATCGAATACCCCCACGCCAAAATTGCCCTGAACCAAGCTATCGCTGCCGCCTATGAAAACGGCTACCTCGGCGAAAACATTCAAGGCAGCGGCAAGACCTTCCATCTGGAAGTCCGTAGCGGCGCCGGCGCTTATGTATGCGGCGAAGAGACATCGCTGCTGGAAAGTCTGGAAGGCAAACGCGGCCTGGTCCGTTTCAAGCCGCCGCTACCGGCCATCGTCGGCCTATTCGGCAAACCCACTATCGTCAACAACGTGATTTCGCTGGCCTCGATTCCGGTCATTTTGGATAAAGGCGGCGAATACTACAAAAATTTTGGGCTAGGCCGTTCGCGCGGTACCTTGCCGATTCAATTGGCCGGTAACATCAAGCACGGAGGCCTGTTCGAAGCCGCATTCGGCGTCACATTGCGAGAATTGCTGTACGACTACGGCGGCGGCTCCGCCAGCGGCCGGCCGATCCGGGCCGTGCAAGTCGGTGGTCCGTTGGGTGCCTATATGCCGGAAAGCCAGTTCGATACCCCACTCGATTACGAAGCCTTCGCCGCGATCGGCGCGGTTTTGGGCCACGGCGGCATCGTGGTACACGACGACACCACCAGTCTGGCCGACATGGCCCGCTATGCGATGGAATTCTGCGTCGAAGAATCCTGTGGCAAATGTACGCCATGCCGGATCGGCTCTACTCGCGGCGTCGAAGTCATCGACCGCATCCTCGATAACGTCGACAAAGCCAAGAACACCGAACTGCTGCGTGATTTATGCGACACAATGACGTGCGGTTCCTTGTGCGCCATGGGCGGCATGACACCCTACCCGGTGTTGAGCGCGCTGAATCATTTCCCTGAAGACTTTGGCCTCCAAGCCACCAAAGCCTAA